Proteins from a genomic interval of Candidatus Cloacimonadota bacterium:
- the rplD gene encoding 50S ribosomal protein L4 — protein MEVIKYTNNGEKIGKVSLPVNLFDVEINTNVLYEVIKLYLKNQRQGTKSVKGRSDIKGSTRKLFRQKGTGRARAGSVKSPIRVGGGVAFGPHPKNWYSKIPKKKKRIALKSALSAKKEHIAIIEDFEFEKPNTKTANQIIKNMKIQYDRCLIVVPNNSLNVIKSFHNLKNVNTIRAQDLCSYKVMRSSNLIITEKALQKLEDTFIRSQKGENE, from the coding sequence ATGGAAGTAATAAAATATACAAATAATGGAGAAAAGATCGGAAAGGTTTCATTACCCGTAAATCTTTTTGATGTTGAGATAAATACCAATGTTCTTTATGAGGTTATTAAGCTTTATTTGAAAAATCAAAGGCAAGGCACAAAATCGGTTAAAGGACGATCAGATATAAAAGGTTCTACACGCAAACTATTTAGACAGAAAGGAACTGGAAGGGCTCGTGCAGGTTCTGTTAAAAGTCCAATAAGAGTTGGGGGTGGTGTTGCGTTTGGTCCTCATCCTAAAAATTGGTATTCAAAAATTCCAAAGAAAAAGAAAAGAATTGCTCTTAAATCTGCATTAAGTGCAAAAAAGGAGCATATCGCAATTATTGAAGATTTTGAGTTTGAAAAGCCAAACACAAAGACAGCTAATCAGATAATAAAAAATATGAAAATTCAATATGATAGATGCTTAATTGTTGTGCCGAATAACTCCCTTAATGTTATCAAATCGTTTCATAATCTGAAAAATGTAAATACTATACGGGCTCAGGATCTTTGTTCCTATAAGGTAATGCGGTCAAGTAATTTGATTATAACTGAAAAAGCACTACAAAAGTTGGAGGATACTTTTATCCGTTCTCAGAAAGGTGAAAATGAGTAA
- the rplW gene encoding 50S ribosomal protein L23 encodes MSKNPRKIIIQPLITEKGTHITEDANGYLFKVHRDSNKIEIKHAVEEIFDVKVKKVNTIYCKGKPKSLGRYVGRRPNWKKAIVYLESGESIKEFQVMK; translated from the coding sequence ATGAGTAAGAATCCAAGAAAAATAATAATTCAACCTCTTATAACTGAAAAAGGAACTCATATTACGGAAGATGCAAATGGATACCTTTTTAAAGTTCATAGAGATTCTAACAAGATTGAGATTAAACATGCTGTGGAAGAAATTTTTGATGTAAAAGTAAAGAAAGTAAACACAATTTATTGCAAAGGAAAGCCGAAGAGTTTAGGAAGATATGTTGGCAGAAGACCCAATTGGAAGAAAGCAATAGTTTATTTAGAATCCGGTGAAAGTATTAAGGAATTTCAAGTAATGAAATGA
- the rplB gene encoding 50S ribosomal protein L2 gives MAIKKYKPTTPSRRFYTGYKFDEITKKGPEKSLLKPVKRTGGRNNQGRMTIRHRGGGHKKFYRIIDFKRYDKKNISARVHSIEYDPNRSARIALLYYVDGEKRYIIAPDKLQVNDVVMVGEDVEIRYGNAMPLKKIPIGTMIHNIEFKPNRGAQIARSAGVSGEIIAKEDKYVHIKMPSGAVQLISGECYASIGQVSNIEHNSISLGKAGRKRWLGRRPKTRGVAMNPVDHPMGGGEGKSSGGRHPVSPWGLPAKGFKTRKKKKYSDKYMIKSRK, from the coding sequence ATGGCAATAAAAAAATATAAACCTACTACTCCGTCAAGAAGGTTTTATACGGGTTATAAATTTGATGAGATTACAAAGAAGGGACCTGAAAAATCTCTTCTAAAACCTGTAAAAAGAACCGGTGGTAGAAATAATCAGGGACGAATGACTATTCGGCATCGTGGTGGAGGCCATAAAAAATTTTATAGGATTATTGATTTTAAAAGGTATGATAAAAAGAATATTTCAGCACGAGTACACTCAATTGAGTATGACCCGAATCGTTCTGCAAGAATCGCTTTGCTTTATTATGTTGATGGAGAGAAAAGATATATAATTGCACCAGATAAATTGCAGGTTAATGATGTAGTTATGGTAGGAGAAGATGTTGAAATCAGATATGGGAATGCTATGCCTTTAAAGAAGATTCCAATTGGGACAATGATTCACAATATTGAATTCAAACCTAATAGAGGTGCGCAGATAGCGAGAAGTGCTGGTGTAAGCGGTGAAATCATTGCAAAGGAAGATAAATATGTTCATATTAAGATGCCATCCGGTGCGGTGCAGTTAATAAGCGGAGAATGTTATGCATCAATTGGACAGGTGAGTAATATTGAGCATAATAGTATTTCTCTTGGTAAGGCTGGTAGAAAGCGTTGGTTAGGAAGACGCCCGAAAACAAGAGGGGTTGCTATGAATCCTGTTGACCATCCAATGGGTGGTGGAGAAGGAAAGAGCTCTGGTGGTAGGCATCCAGTCTCTCCGTGGGGTTTGCCTGCAAAAGGATTTAAAACAAGAAAAAAGAAAAAGTATTCTGATAAATATATGATTAAAAGTCGGAAGTAG
- the rpsS gene encoding 30S ribosomal protein S19, with the protein MARSVKKGPFVDEHLMKKVEKLNKEERKQVIKTWSRRSTIIPEFVGHTFAVHNGKKFVPVFISESMVGHKLGEFSPTRTFRGHRAKREKLAARR; encoded by the coding sequence ATGGCTAGGTCAGTTAAAAAGGGACCATTTGTAGATGAGCATTTGATGAAAAAAGTGGAAAAATTAAATAAAGAAGAGCGTAAGCAAGTTATCAAAACTTGGTCAAGACGTTCTACAATAATTCCTGAATTTGTTGGTCATACTTTTGCTGTGCATAATGGAAAAAAGTTTGTTCCTGTCTTTATATCTGAAAGTATGGTTGGGCATAAATTAGGTGAATTCTCTCCGACAAGAACATTTAGGGGCCATAGGGCTAAGAGAGAAAAACTTGCAGCGCGTAGGTAA
- the rplV gene encoding 50S ribosomal protein L22, which produces MEAIAKVKNQRGSAKKIRLIADLIRNKNISEAKNILTFSKRKGARIITKLLDAAIANAVSKKGKVETDKLVINRIFVDNGITMKRYRHRARGRADMIRKRTCHITISVSDELQAPKEEEEDIGSKN; this is translated from the coding sequence ATGGAAGCAATTGCTAAAGTAAAAAATCAGAGAGGTTCTGCAAAAAAAATTCGTTTGATAGCGGATTTAATTAGGAATAAAAATATCAGCGAAGCAAAAAATATACTAACTTTTTCTAAGAGAAAAGGTGCAAGAATAATCACCAAACTTTTAGATGCTGCAATTGCAAATGCAGTCAGTAAAAAAGGCAAGGTTGAAACTGATAAATTAGTAATAAATAGAATTTTCGTAGATAATGGTATCACAATGAAAAGATATCGCCACCGTGCTCGTGGAAGGGCTGATATGATTAGAAAAAGAACATGTCATATTACGATATCTGTTTCAGATGAATTACAAGCACCAAAAGAAGAGGAGGAAGATATTGGGTCAAAAAACTAA